One Idiomarina loihiensis L2TR genomic window carries:
- a CDS encoding CynX/NimT family MFS transporter: protein MQTQPAPVAKPSKFPLLFGLLVLVLLGLNLRPLLTSVGPLTDELQTITGLSFSEISLLTTLPILMIGLMALFAGRVTTALGYRQGIGLGLLILCAGLTARLFEPTSTSMITSALVGGVGIALLHIVIPELTKQQYLNRLGMVTGLWSAALMGGAALGAVATPWAANLLPERFQALGSWSLLAAIVLIIWYLPFNRTPVASIPPRHLLLRAHRYSRAWLLGIYFALVNAGYAGFIAWIAPFYGEFGWPAQKAGNLLALFSLVQVIGALLLPALSRTQDRRLWLTAAVLIQMAGFAGLSWFPTEAPWLWSALCGFGLGGAFPLCIVMALDHIDNPVQAGRLVSFMQGIGFMFASLMPLLTGWFRDVYGNYSLGWQLHIIVGILILLITWQFNPNSYRDLFNLRE from the coding sequence TTGCAGACTCAACCGGCGCCTGTCGCAAAACCGTCTAAATTCCCCCTGCTGTTCGGCTTGCTCGTACTGGTATTGCTAGGACTTAATTTACGTCCTTTGCTGACATCCGTAGGGCCACTAACCGATGAGCTACAAACCATCACAGGTCTGTCTTTCAGTGAGATATCGCTGTTAACGACACTACCCATTCTAATGATTGGCTTAATGGCCTTATTTGCCGGGCGGGTGACAACAGCTTTGGGTTACCGGCAAGGTATTGGGCTGGGCTTGTTGATTCTGTGCGCAGGCCTTACTGCCCGGCTATTTGAGCCGACCAGCACCAGTATGATTACCAGTGCTTTAGTGGGCGGAGTTGGCATTGCGTTACTGCATATCGTTATTCCGGAACTGACCAAACAACAGTATTTGAATCGTTTGGGTATGGTCACTGGCCTTTGGTCTGCGGCACTCATGGGCGGCGCGGCGCTAGGTGCTGTCGCGACTCCATGGGCTGCCAATTTATTACCTGAGCGCTTTCAGGCACTAGGCAGCTGGTCTCTTTTGGCGGCAATAGTGCTGATTATTTGGTACTTACCATTTAACCGCACACCAGTTGCCAGCATTCCTCCCCGGCACCTGTTACTGCGGGCTCACCGTTACTCCCGGGCTTGGCTTCTGGGTATTTATTTCGCCCTGGTGAATGCCGGATACGCCGGATTTATTGCGTGGATAGCGCCATTTTATGGTGAATTCGGTTGGCCCGCACAAAAAGCAGGGAATTTACTGGCGCTATTTTCTCTGGTTCAGGTTATCGGCGCTTTGCTGCTGCCGGCTCTCTCGCGCACACAAGACCGAAGGTTGTGGCTAACAGCCGCGGTACTTATTCAAATGGCAGGCTTTGCGGGGTTAAGCTGGTTTCCGACCGAAGCTCCCTGGCTATGGTCGGCACTTTGCGGCTTTGGCTTAGGTGGTGCCTTCCCGCTATGTATTGTTATGGCGCTGGACCATATCGATAACCCTGTGCAGGCAGGACGCCTGGTTTCTTTTATGCAGGGTATCGGTTTTATGTTTGCCAGCCTGATGCCGTTGTTGACCGGATGGTTCAGAGACGTTTACGGTAATTACAGTTTAGGCTGGCAGTTACATATTATTGTCGGCATTCTTATTTTGCTTATAACCTGGCAATTTAACCCTAACAGCTACCGTGACCTGTTTAACTTGCGGGAATAA
- a CDS encoding TetR/AcrR family transcriptional regulator, whose translation MPRTPKFHRETALNNALKLFWRKGYHATSMKDIEEEMDMRPGSIYAAFGNKEALFKETLEEYSSLAEEEFKQALAQKSSVLQGISLYLRNIAVMTATCAPTQACMLVKTLLEFTPEDKAFSEPVQSYLEKFEQLFTEAFQQAQQRGEIGSSQSPERLGLLLQTNIIGLRTMARREIPRQQLESLADDIIARIIPAS comes from the coding sequence ATGCCCAGAACGCCTAAATTTCACCGGGAAACAGCGCTTAACAATGCGCTGAAGCTTTTCTGGCGCAAGGGATACCACGCAACCTCTATGAAAGACATAGAGGAAGAAATGGATATGAGGCCAGGAAGTATTTATGCTGCATTTGGCAATAAAGAAGCCCTGTTTAAAGAGACCCTTGAAGAATATTCCTCTCTCGCAGAGGAAGAGTTTAAGCAAGCCTTAGCGCAAAAATCTTCGGTGCTGCAGGGAATAAGTTTGTACCTTCGTAACATTGCGGTAATGACAGCAACCTGTGCACCAACGCAGGCTTGTATGCTGGTAAAAACCTTGCTGGAATTTACGCCGGAAGACAAAGCGTTTAGCGAGCCGGTACAAAGTTATCTTGAAAAATTCGAGCAGCTTTTTACAGAGGCGTTTCAGCAGGCGCAGCAGCGAGGAGAAATTGGTAGTTCGCAGTCTCCTGAACGTCTGGGCCTTTTATTACAGACGAATATTATTGGTTTACGAACCATGGCCAGGCGAGAAATTCCGCGGCAGCAGCTGGAAAGCTTGGCCGATGATATAATTGCGAGAATTATTCCCGCAAGTTAA
- the pyp gene encoding photoactive yellow protein: protein MEIVQFGSDDIENTLSKMSDDKLNDIAFGAIQLDASGKIIQYNAAEGDITGRDPGAVVGKNFFNEVAPCTNSPEFKGRFDEGVKNGNLNTMFEYVFDYEMQPTKVKVHMKKALTGDTYWVFVKRL from the coding sequence ATGGAGATTGTTCAATTCGGTTCTGATGATATCGAAAACACTTTATCTAAAATGTCAGATGACAAGTTAAACGACATTGCTTTTGGCGCTATTCAGTTAGACGCTAGCGGTAAAATTATTCAATACAACGCCGCCGAAGGCGACATTACCGGTCGTGATCCGGGCGCTGTCGTTGGCAAAAACTTTTTTAACGAAGTGGCACCATGCACCAACAGCCCTGAGTTTAAAGGACGCTTCGACGAAGGCGTTAAAAACGGCAATTTAAACACCATGTTTGAATATGTTTTTGACTACGAAATGCAACCGACCAAAGTTAAAGTTCATATGAAAAAAGCTTTAACCGGCGACACCTACTGGGTATTCGTTAAGCGACTATAA
- a CDS encoding AMP-binding protein, giving the protein MTDSLQQHLIVTVIGDLIADELARMRPAESEYWKRRQWHEDDTLVAKNKSTKDNGEDDVVVDSLERLALAGRVVQFFHMGDSGVEDYLLRRNSLAEWAEVVLKSRQVHTQNLTVTTSGSTGQPKACEHSWSALVEEVREFVRIFDNDYELSPVRIVALVPSHHIYGFLFTVLLPHLVDAPVLRGFKAYSHVRNGGLRAGDAVVGFPELLTQLSSEMPPLPPGVLFISSAGPCPASTVHQLYAIGAARAVEIYGSSETAGMAYRSKPENNYRLLSRWRKNTENHQQLIDRQTKVIYEIPDNTQWHTEDEFQITGRVDKAVSIRGINVFPAHIAKCLRQHPAVADATVRPMRSDEGYGLKAFIVLQENISETVTEQSVQTWLSDNLCAAEIPERISFGEQLPINSMGKAQDWSIDNSPTGKPLN; this is encoded by the coding sequence GTGACAGACTCACTTCAGCAGCACCTTATTGTTACTGTCATAGGCGATCTTATCGCCGATGAACTTGCGCGTATGCGTCCGGCTGAAAGTGAGTACTGGAAGCGTCGCCAATGGCATGAAGACGACACGTTAGTGGCAAAAAACAAGTCAACCAAAGACAATGGCGAGGATGACGTTGTAGTTGATTCGCTGGAACGACTGGCCTTAGCTGGCCGGGTAGTTCAGTTCTTTCATATGGGGGACAGCGGAGTGGAAGATTACCTTCTGCGCCGTAACAGTCTGGCTGAATGGGCTGAAGTTGTTCTGAAATCGCGGCAAGTTCACACCCAAAACTTAACAGTTACCACTTCCGGCAGCACCGGCCAACCCAAAGCCTGCGAGCATTCATGGAGTGCATTAGTTGAGGAAGTGAGAGAGTTTGTCCGTATCTTTGACAACGATTATGAGTTATCTCCAGTTCGTATTGTCGCTTTAGTGCCAAGCCACCATATTTATGGGTTTCTGTTTACCGTATTGTTGCCACATCTTGTTGATGCGCCGGTTTTGCGTGGTTTTAAAGCTTATAGCCACGTTCGCAACGGTGGCTTACGTGCCGGAGATGCTGTTGTCGGTTTCCCTGAGTTACTCACTCAGTTATCGTCAGAGATGCCACCATTACCGCCCGGAGTGCTTTTTATTAGCTCTGCCGGACCATGCCCGGCCAGTACGGTGCACCAGTTGTATGCTATAGGCGCAGCTCGCGCTGTGGAAATTTATGGTAGTTCCGAGACTGCAGGTATGGCTTACCGGAGTAAACCAGAAAATAACTACCGTTTGTTATCCCGCTGGCGCAAAAATACAGAAAACCATCAGCAACTAATTGATAGGCAAACAAAGGTTATTTACGAAATACCAGATAATACCCAGTGGCATACAGAGGATGAATTCCAAATCACCGGACGAGTCGACAAGGCGGTTTCGATACGAGGAATCAATGTGTTCCCGGCTCATATTGCTAAGTGTCTGCGTCAACACCCGGCAGTTGCCGATGCAACGGTACGCCCGATGAGATCCGACGAAGGCTATGGACTGAAGGCCTTTATTGTTTTACAGGAGAATATTAGTGAAACGGTAACTGAACAAAGTGTTCAAACCTGGTTAAGTGACAACCTCTGCGCTGCGGAAATACCGGAGCGAATTAGCTTTGGAGAGCAATTACCCATAAATTCCATGGGTAAGGCGCAAGACTGGAGTATCGATAACTCGCCAACGGGTAAGCCGTTAAATTAA
- a CDS encoding PAS domain-containing protein, giving the protein MDFEKSLVNLEHLANSVPGALYQLERSPDGQLKFNYVSQGVEAIFGCSAESLANDVTLLSEIIHPDDLQSVLSSMHNSARYQYLWVKEYRVIKNGRVSWIYGHAVTSQQADGSTLWNGQMLDITERKMLELKVEENQRNLMLAERVAGLGHWQLDLETGQSQWSDTMYNLHGLDKSRVTPSLALTLERTHPEDRQAVTDAINAVKQSGARDVEHRIMLGDGEIRWLRQSGIYRIDEAGREIIFGTTQNITDYKELELKLRETGGNDEHTGFYNRRLMLQSLQRRFSLYQAHSEHQYYVMVVRVANNAETLKAVSKIVRQNIQDYDTPGCLGKGIIVVLMSTLSAEQNKNCLQATRQLLEQHGIEHKIALESAQITDLRFDDVLLRALN; this is encoded by the coding sequence ATGGATTTTGAAAAAAGCTTGGTTAATCTTGAACATTTAGCAAACTCGGTACCGGGTGCGCTATACCAGCTTGAACGCTCACCGGACGGGCAATTGAAATTTAATTATGTCAGTCAGGGCGTTGAGGCCATTTTTGGGTGCTCTGCTGAGTCACTGGCAAATGACGTGACATTGCTGAGTGAAATTATTCATCCCGACGACTTACAATCTGTTTTGAGCAGTATGCACAACTCTGCCCGCTATCAATATTTGTGGGTGAAAGAGTATCGAGTGATTAAAAATGGAAGAGTAAGCTGGATATACGGGCACGCAGTGACCAGTCAACAGGCCGACGGCAGTACACTCTGGAATGGACAGATGCTGGACATTACTGAGAGAAAAATGCTGGAGCTGAAAGTTGAAGAGAACCAGCGAAATTTAATGCTTGCTGAACGAGTTGCCGGGCTCGGGCATTGGCAGCTTGATTTAGAAACCGGGCAGTCGCAGTGGTCGGATACCATGTACAATTTACATGGTTTGGACAAGTCCAGGGTAACGCCCTCATTAGCCCTGACTTTAGAAAGAACTCATCCCGAAGACAGACAAGCGGTAACCGACGCAATTAATGCCGTTAAACAGTCTGGCGCGAGAGATGTCGAGCATCGTATTATGCTTGGCGACGGTGAAATCCGATGGTTACGGCAGTCGGGGATTTATCGCATTGACGAAGCCGGGCGTGAAATTATTTTTGGTACCACGCAGAATATTACCGACTATAAAGAACTTGAGCTCAAGCTCAGGGAAACCGGTGGCAATGACGAGCACACCGGATTTTATAATCGACGGCTTATGCTGCAGTCTCTGCAACGGCGCTTTAGTTTATACCAGGCTCATTCTGAGCATCAGTATTATGTCATGGTCGTGCGCGTTGCAAATAACGCAGAAACGTTAAAAGCCGTCAGCAAAATTGTCCGTCAGAACATTCAGGATTACGACACTCCGGGTTGCTTAGGAAAAGGAATTATCGTTGTACTCATGTCAACGCTGTCAGCAGAGCAAAATAAGAATTGCCTGCAGGCTACCCGGCAGTTGTTAGAGCAGCACGGCATTGAGCATAAAATAGCGTTGGAGTCTGCACAAATAACAGATCTGAGGTTTGACGATGTGTTATTACGTGCGTTGAATTAA
- a CDS encoding BCCT family transporter encodes MSAEKQKWHSAILLPVFLPAVIVIALLVIGTLSAPEKAGELFDWTLAGITDNFGWFYMLAVALFLMFIIGVAVSSWGKIKLGPDHCEPEYSFTSWFAMLFSAGYGIALLFFGVSEPILHYAEPPAGAAETVSSAKQAMQIAYFHWGFHIWAIYGLVGLVLAYFSFRHGLPLSMRSTLYPLIGDRINGPIGHTVDTFAILGTMFGIATTLGLSVIQINAGLNYLWEDIPVGKTVQVISIGVITLAAIASVVAGMDKGIKRLSLINITLVIFLLLFVFAVGPTIHILETFLQNTGAYISGIVERTFNLQAYERSDWIGNWTLFIFGWTIAWAPFVGLFIAKISRGRTIRQFVFGVMLVPTIFTFFWFAVFGDTALNMIMNEGYTTLISEVQDNQAVALFKLYENLPMTSVLSFLTVLLIITFFVTSSDSGSLVIDSLSSGGMMETPVWQRVFWASTEGIVASVLLVAGGLGALQTAAITSALPFAIIILISAAGMWRALIIEGHQSKSLQSHRHSHRRGVNEGADYWKKRLAGLVDFPNKESVLKFINGPATESMKKVRDELKDQDWPAEFRADEEHNRIILSVERKGDLEFAYEIRLKDYLLPEYALTNDEGREVYYRAEVFLRQGGQSYNLYGYEQTDIINDVINQFENYLHFRHNSPGVLPWDLEKHDEDLNEDLESQK; translated from the coding sequence ATGTCAGCCGAGAAGCAAAAATGGCATTCTGCAATTTTACTGCCAGTATTTCTTCCTGCGGTTATCGTTATAGCTTTACTGGTTATAGGCACTTTAAGTGCCCCGGAAAAAGCCGGCGAGCTGTTTGACTGGACACTGGCTGGTATTACCGACAACTTCGGTTGGTTTTATATGTTAGCAGTCGCACTTTTTCTCATGTTTATTATTGGTGTGGCCGTTTCAAGTTGGGGCAAAATTAAATTAGGACCCGACCATTGCGAACCGGAGTACAGTTTTACGTCCTGGTTCGCCATGCTATTTTCCGCCGGATACGGTATTGCCTTGCTGTTCTTTGGTGTATCCGAGCCCATACTGCATTATGCCGAACCACCGGCAGGCGCTGCAGAAACCGTAAGTTCAGCCAAGCAGGCTATGCAAATTGCGTATTTCCACTGGGGTTTTCATATCTGGGCTATTTATGGCTTAGTTGGCTTAGTACTAGCTTACTTTTCGTTTCGTCACGGGTTACCGCTTTCTATGCGTTCAACGCTCTACCCGCTTATTGGCGACAGAATCAACGGCCCTATTGGGCATACAGTCGATACCTTCGCGATCCTCGGCACCATGTTTGGTATTGCGACAACCCTTGGGCTTTCGGTTATTCAAATTAATGCAGGCCTCAACTACCTGTGGGAGGACATTCCGGTTGGTAAAACGGTTCAGGTTATTTCGATTGGCGTCATCACGTTAGCCGCAATCGCCTCGGTCGTTGCTGGTATGGATAAAGGCATTAAACGGCTGTCCCTGATTAACATAACCTTAGTCATATTCTTGTTGCTGTTTGTTTTCGCGGTTGGGCCGACTATCCATATTCTGGAAACCTTCTTGCAAAATACCGGCGCTTACATAAGTGGCATTGTAGAGCGCACCTTCAATTTACAGGCCTATGAGCGCAGTGACTGGATTGGTAACTGGACATTATTTATCTTCGGCTGGACCATTGCCTGGGCACCTTTTGTCGGGCTGTTTATTGCCAAAATCAGCCGCGGCCGCACCATCCGCCAGTTTGTTTTTGGCGTTATGCTGGTACCAACCATATTCACTTTCTTCTGGTTTGCCGTATTCGGTGACACAGCGTTGAATATGATCATGAACGAGGGTTACACAACCTTAATTTCAGAAGTTCAGGATAACCAGGCAGTAGCGCTGTTTAAGCTCTACGAAAATCTGCCTATGACCAGTGTCCTGAGCTTCCTGACAGTACTGTTAATCATCACCTTCTTTGTAACGTCATCGGATTCTGGCTCATTGGTTATTGATTCATTGTCCTCTGGCGGCATGATGGAAACGCCTGTCTGGCAGCGTGTTTTCTGGGCGAGCACTGAAGGTATTGTTGCATCCGTATTGCTCGTAGCGGGTGGGTTAGGAGCTCTGCAAACCGCAGCTATTACCAGCGCGTTACCCTTTGCGATCATTATCTTAATATCGGCGGCGGGTATGTGGCGTGCGCTCATAATTGAAGGTCATCAGTCTAAAAGTCTTCAGAGTCACCGCCATTCTCATCGTCGCGGAGTCAACGAGGGAGCCGACTATTGGAAAAAACGTCTGGCTGGGCTGGTAGACTTTCCGAATAAAGAGTCAGTACTTAAGTTTATCAACGGACCAGCTACCGAAAGCATGAAAAAGGTGCGGGACGAGTTAAAAGATCAGGACTGGCCGGCAGAATTCCGAGCTGACGAAGAGCATAACCGCATTATTCTCAGCGTTGAGCGAAAAGGCGACTTAGAATTTGCTTACGAAATTCGCTTAAAAGACTACCTGCTGCCAGAGTATGCTTTAACTAACGATGAAGGCAGAGAAGTTTATTATCGAGCTGAAGTATTCCTCAGACAAGGTGGGCAGTCTTATAATCTATATGGTTATGAGCAGACTGATATCATCAACGATGTGATTAATCAGTTTGAGAACTATCTGCACTTCCGTCATAACAGTCCCGGAGTTCTCCCGTGGGACCTTGAAAAGCATGACGAAGACCTGAATGAAGACCTTGAATCACAAAAGTAA
- a CDS encoding MaoC family dehydratase gives MERVDTSPQKLSPMPSMLLRSLLTLQRSDESAAESETLLKEYSIPAPTAKHLSRYQQSFGGFVSDVPLAMLYCIAQRAHLSQMLDDSFPWPAPGLVHVSNKIERHQVISAQVPFQLVSKVKVPKRGPDVSPRRLRPQFVVEFWQNNEKVATCSSVYQVMSGQNTGSTKKSTPPIKAFEPEAGWENLSHWQLGSGMGRRYARISGDFNPIHLHPLVSRWFGFEKPIIHGMYMMARAQAELEQRQQKPVTYIDVTFKRPVILPARVQLWASEQDDKTKYEVRSADHSSLKLEGSVRFD, from the coding sequence ATGGAACGTGTTGATACAAGCCCGCAAAAGCTAAGCCCGATGCCCAGCATGTTACTGCGTTCTCTGTTAACGTTACAACGCAGCGATGAGTCAGCAGCAGAGTCTGAAACTTTGCTCAAAGAGTATTCTATTCCTGCGCCAACAGCTAAGCATCTGAGCCGTTATCAACAGTCGTTTGGTGGTTTTGTCAGTGATGTTCCTCTGGCCATGCTGTACTGCATTGCGCAAAGAGCTCATTTATCGCAAATGCTTGATGACAGCTTTCCCTGGCCTGCGCCTGGTCTGGTTCATGTCAGTAATAAAATTGAACGCCACCAGGTTATTTCTGCACAAGTGCCTTTTCAATTAGTATCCAAAGTGAAAGTACCCAAACGTGGTCCTGATGTTTCTCCGCGCCGACTGCGGCCTCAATTTGTGGTTGAGTTCTGGCAAAATAATGAGAAAGTAGCAACATGCTCCAGCGTTTATCAGGTTATGAGCGGACAAAACACCGGGTCAACGAAGAAATCGACGCCTCCAATAAAAGCATTTGAGCCGGAAGCCGGCTGGGAAAATCTCAGTCACTGGCAATTAGGCAGCGGTATGGGCAGACGCTATGCGCGCATCTCCGGCGACTTTAACCCTATTCATTTGCATCCGCTGGTATCACGCTGGTTTGGCTTTGAAAAACCAATTATTCATGGCATGTATATGATGGCAAGAGCTCAGGCTGAGCTCGAGCAACGTCAGCAGAAACCTGTAACTTATATCGACGTTACCTTTAAGCGCCCAGTTATTTTACCTGCACGGGTACAGCTATGGGCGTCAGAGCAAGATGATAAAACCAAATACGAAGTGCGCAGTGCGGATCACAGCTCACTAAAGCTGGAAGGGTCAGTTCGTTTCGACTAA
- a CDS encoding metal-dependent hydrolase family protein has translation MLKKIAIGLTVALAGHSAQAGEWLHCGNVFDSESGRLAGERYIEVTDNKITAVKVNRPGDDASITDLSSHTCLPGLIDLHVHLDGQSGPNSYIKQFTENPADLALTAQHYGMKTLNAGFTTVRNPGDSYNVTIALRDAINDGVVDGPRIYSAGKSLATTGGHADPTNGWKEELMGRPTPKDGVINSAAGAREAVRQHYKDGADFIKITATGGVLSMASSGDNPQFTDDELKALVDIANDYNFHVAAHAHGKAGMLRAVKAGITSVEHGTYMDDEVIAAMKEHGTYLVPTIMAGKFVAKKAEIDGYFPDVVRPKARAIGPQIQDTFAKAYKAGVNFAFGTDSGVSAHGDNALEFQYMVEAGVSEAEAIQSATKTAAKILKNDNIGHLEEGKLADIVAVKGNPLEDITVLQNVSFVMKDGKVYKHQ, from the coding sequence ATGCTGAAAAAGATAGCTATCGGATTGACTGTCGCTTTAGCCGGGCATTCCGCTCAAGCCGGTGAATGGCTGCACTGCGGAAACGTTTTTGATAGTGAGAGTGGTCGTCTGGCTGGTGAGCGTTATATTGAAGTTACTGACAACAAAATTACCGCTGTAAAAGTGAACCGACCCGGTGATGATGCTTCGATTACCGACTTGAGTTCTCATACCTGTTTACCCGGTCTTATCGACTTACACGTGCACCTTGACGGTCAGTCCGGGCCGAATTCATACATAAAACAGTTTACTGAAAACCCGGCCGATCTCGCTTTAACTGCTCAGCACTACGGTATGAAAACGCTGAATGCGGGCTTTACCACGGTAAGAAATCCGGGCGACTCTTATAATGTAACTATTGCTCTGCGCGATGCCATCAATGACGGTGTCGTTGATGGCCCCAGAATTTATTCTGCGGGCAAATCGTTGGCAACGACAGGTGGGCATGCCGACCCTACTAATGGTTGGAAGGAAGAACTCATGGGGCGTCCCACACCAAAAGACGGTGTCATTAACAGTGCGGCGGGCGCACGTGAGGCCGTACGCCAGCATTATAAAGATGGAGCTGATTTCATCAAAATTACCGCAACAGGTGGTGTTTTAAGTATGGCCAGTAGTGGCGATAACCCACAGTTTACCGATGATGAATTAAAAGCTCTGGTGGATATTGCTAACGATTATAACTTTCACGTTGCAGCCCATGCTCACGGCAAAGCCGGTATGTTACGTGCTGTAAAAGCGGGGATCACCTCGGTGGAACATGGCACTTACATGGATGACGAAGTGATTGCTGCAATGAAAGAACATGGTACCTATTTGGTTCCGACAATTATGGCCGGTAAATTTGTTGCTAAGAAAGCTGAAATTGACGGCTATTTCCCCGATGTTGTCAGACCAAAAGCACGTGCCATAGGACCCCAAATTCAGGACACTTTTGCTAAGGCTTATAAGGCTGGTGTGAACTTTGCTTTTGGCACCGATAGTGGTGTTTCAGCGCATGGCGATAACGCGCTTGAATTCCAGTACATGGTAGAGGCCGGTGTATCGGAAGCAGAAGCAATTCAGTCAGCGACTAAAACAGCAGCGAAAATACTGAAAAATGACAATATTGGCCATCTTGAAGAAGGCAAATTGGCCGATATTGTTGCTGTAAAAGGGAATCCGCTGGAGGACATCACGGTACTACAAAATGTGAGCTTCGTGATGAAAGACGGCAAGGTTTATAAGCACCAGTAA
- a CDS encoding RrF2 family transcriptional regulator, which translates to MQLKKYTDYGLRVLMYLAAKEDTKRATIDELSGIFNVPRNHLNKVVHQLGKEGLIETRRGKNGGFLLAIEPADIRLDKVIRRLEGDEYWVDCHKPECAIFPVCELKHVINQGKETFYDFLAGYTLASLVSNDAQIREFWGTPIPVTIDKD; encoded by the coding sequence ATGCAATTAAAAAAGTACACAGATTACGGTCTGCGAGTTCTTATGTATCTGGCTGCAAAAGAGGATACGAAGCGCGCCACTATTGATGAGTTGAGCGGCATATTCAATGTTCCCCGCAATCACTTAAATAAGGTCGTTCATCAATTAGGCAAAGAAGGTCTAATTGAAACACGTCGAGGCAAAAATGGTGGCTTCCTGCTGGCTATTGAACCGGCTGATATACGGCTGGATAAAGTCATACGCAGACTGGAGGGTGATGAGTACTGGGTCGACTGCCATAAACCCGAGTGCGCTATTTTTCCTGTTTGCGAGCTGAAACATGTGATCAATCAGGGGAAAGAAACCTTCTACGACTTTCTGGCGGGCTATACTCTTGCTTCATTAGTAAGTAATGATGCACAAATTAGAGAGTTTTGGGGGACCCCTATTCCGGTAACTATCGACAAAGACTGA
- a CDS encoding META domain-containing protein, which translates to MPAIHMKGSVSILVVMLLSGCALLTPKEQVPTYYQCGASELSVLQKENGVLLSYGSQQEELPRAVSGSGARYSNDKEPLTQVWNKGNEADITWRGQEMPLCVEQGTLPKHFTARGNEPFWQVAVNPQHMALTTPESEAIIDLVAAEVVSEQPYEWRIESTTDKHLIVIDRLCRDSMSGRLYPYQVDLQESDRMYSGCGGDSEWLLQGATWELSEFEGHAIHSKPATIQFLKDSQLAGFNGCNRYFGNYNMGGELAQIRVTGSTKMACNGEANELSQEFRSVLERVYQVNIDDKGRLILSTRGGRQMTFKQQSE; encoded by the coding sequence ATGCCCGCGATACATATGAAAGGAAGTGTCTCTATTCTCGTTGTAATGCTGCTGTCAGGTTGCGCCCTGTTAACTCCGAAAGAGCAAGTGCCGACATATTACCAGTGTGGTGCCAGCGAGCTCAGTGTACTGCAAAAAGAAAACGGTGTGCTGTTAAGTTACGGGTCGCAACAGGAAGAGTTACCTCGGGCTGTGAGTGGCTCCGGAGCTCGTTACTCAAATGATAAAGAGCCATTAACTCAAGTCTGGAATAAAGGTAACGAAGCCGATATTACCTGGCGGGGTCAGGAAATGCCGCTGTGTGTTGAGCAAGGCACTTTACCCAAACACTTTACGGCAAGAGGTAATGAGCCTTTTTGGCAAGTGGCGGTAAATCCACAGCATATGGCACTGACCACTCCTGAGAGCGAAGCAATTATTGATTTAGTCGCAGCGGAGGTTGTTTCTGAGCAACCTTATGAATGGCGTATTGAGTCGACGACCGATAAACATCTTATTGTTATTGACAGACTATGTCGCGATTCGATGAGCGGACGTTTATATCCATACCAGGTCGACTTACAAGAATCTGACCGCATGTATTCTGGCTGCGGTGGCGATAGCGAATGGTTACTTCAGGGGGCTACCTGGGAGCTCTCTGAATTTGAAGGCCATGCGATACATTCTAAGCCGGCAACCATTCAGTTTTTGAAAGACAGCCAGCTTGCCGGTTTTAATGGCTGTAATCGTTATTTTGGAAACTACAACATGGGTGGAGAACTAGCTCAAATTCGGGTTACCGGAAGCACAAAAATGGCCTGCAATGGCGAGGCTAACGAACTCTCTCAAGAGTTCAGAAGTGTTCTGGAGCGAGTTTATCAAGTGAATATTGATGATAAAGGGCGCTTGATATTGAGCACTCGTGGGGGCCGTCAAATGACATTTAAGCAACAGAGCGAATAA